The window agtcaaatatttcagtttagttatttttattattaaataaacttaaagatttataatttaacatcgctactaattaatgttgtttactataatatatcttaatttatttaatcatttattctaccagaaattattaaaataaaatatttccgaggtcatccgtataattatgactgaagtcaaatagacacgtctaagaAATAGCCTTATCTCGTattatctcacaacttaatctgtcttctattctttccgctattttgcattaatttggagattttgaaattattttacgTATATAACTTATGGCTTGCAAATTAAGTATAGTTCTCTAGAGTATAATATACTGCAAATAGAAGATAATTTAAACTGTAATTCAATGTTTGAAGCTATAAGTGCTAATCTCTGGCCATAAATAGTTTTAGATGAATCTGTATAGATATGACAATGATGGATCTATAAAGAAAGCAAGTATGTTGTAAAAGGATTGGATAATTGTTGCATGGGGGGCTCTTAGCTTGCGGTATTTAGAAAGAGGAAAGCAAAAGGAAAGGTCCAGGGGAGATGTGACTGTATTTATCTGAttaaaaaattttggaaattgagtattaTGGACAGCGAGATATCTTCTGATTCTATCGTAAACGGAAGGGTTCGTCCTTTTTTCATTTATATTAGTTAGTGTATTTAAAAGTTTAGCAATAGTATGATAAAAAGTGGAATACAATTTTATTGCACATATAGTAATGATTCATATTTGAGTTTTGGTCGTACAAGTAATTTGTAAAcatgaattaaaattttaaaatctgagCTCCAATTACGATTGCACAGTGTTCGCATTACATTGATGCCAGATTGTCAAGATTGCTTTATTTGCATAAAATGGTATTTCAAAGATATTTTCTTATCAAAGATCATTCCTAAAAAATTTAAGTATTCTACATAAGTTAAGTTGTTTCCATATAACTTAAGATCTGGATTTGTAGAGTGCCgtttgttgaaaataaaatacttttgattttgtttgtagaaattgcaaTCTCACAGCTTTCGGCCAGGTTTTAAGGTGAGTTAATTTATATTGTAAGTATTTCTGTacagaaagaaaatttttttcttctaaatatataatttaatcaTCAGCGTATAGTCTCGCCTTAAcaagtttttcaaagttttctaaGATTTTGTTCATTAACTTTAGTTAACTTATAAAtggttttattatataaaaaaaagacaCCAAGACATTTCTGTCCAATTGCAAATAATTCATGTATTTCGAAATTTGGGTATAATAAATTACCTATgtaaattcattatttttacaaattctgATTTATAGACTAAGAAGATATTCTTTTTCCAATATCTGGTAAATTTTGTACTAACTACTAAACTACTAAACTAAAATTTTGGTAAAGAACTAACTGGAATATGGTCTGGTTCTGTCGCAGATTTTTTGCTGGTACCTTCAGAGTTATTAAGCTCCTAAATGGTAAATGTTATATTAAGAGGATTATCCTTAATGCATTAaaatctattaatttatttttcgcAATCATCTTAGTATTGATAAATTATTTAGAAAATTTGTTATCGCTGGAGTTCATTTCAAATTGTTTTGCTAGTAACTCTCTTATGTCGTTATTAGATATTACTATATGTTTATTTTTGCATGATAATGAAATTCTTTTGTAGTCATTGCTTCCagatatttttcttgtattttcccATACGGTGCTTCTAGGCATATTGGTTTTAATAGAAGACATGATATATTCCTTTTATAATCATTTTTTgctgttttgatttttgttttgattatatatatatatatatatatatatatatatatatatatatatatatatatatatatatatttgatataCACCACTTATTGATATGGCGATGCCAACACCAATAGATTACGTGTTAAATTAAACGTGTTTACGTGTTAAACGAAAAGattgccaagtacagagatctagaaagaCAAATCAGGAGtcatccagatttagccatacggctcacactacctctaaggggaaaactcactcatcccagatacctaaggTATCAAAAGTATTGAGCTCTGTTGGGACTATTTCCCCCAAATCTGTATTCCAACTGTATCTcataaaaattttcgtacacatttGGACGttgcgaggagtacagctttctgcatggccttataaagatgttcatttagacccagctgttttatgttctctaggaggttttggagtgtagggttgtgttataggGGTAGTACCTTTTATCGGGACGACCACATCAAGCGTCATAGACGaaagatggttcttgataactggtcctcataagacacccaactctcacttatggctccacgtgccacaccccgggaaACTGCATTGGtgtgcaggctaaactaagtgagggtagccagatatggtaaAAGGTAGCGTCTAACCCAGACGCAAACTAAACTTCGGCAGCTGGAAGTTTAAAACTGACCATGAGCATAGATCATGGGGACTGGTATGGTTATAGATCAGACATCAGCGAGCGCAGTGGGAATCACATACACGGTCTCTGCACAGCGGTGAAGTAGGCAAGAGGAAACCACTTCACTACATTCCTAAGACAATGTTCTACAATATGGAGTGTTACAAAATTAGAATAGGTCAGTCAGGCGAACCGATTGACAATCGGCGTCTTTCCACGTCCGGGGTGGGAGATGCGAAATGGGCTACCGGGCTCAATGCGACAGGAAACCAGGTCGCTGGTGCACAAAGGACTACTGGAACACTAAATAAAATCTCTTTTCGGAAAACCAACAGATTTGGAACTTGGAATATACGAGGTTTGATCCAACATCCTGGAAAGTTACATATAATTGAGAGAGAAATGGCTGATTATCGAATTTCTATGCTTGGCATCAGTGAAACTCACTGAAAGGGTAAGGGGCATTTCCGAAGCGCCTCTGGAAATACCATTTATTTCTCAGGCCACCAAATAAAGAGCATCAATGGGGTTGCAATTATAATACCACCCACATTCCAGAACTACGTAAATGGATATGATGCAGTTAATGACAGAATTATACATACTCGAAGGTGTACTTGATAAAATACCAAACAAAGACATAGTGGTGGTactaggcgactttaatgccaaactTGGAAGAACGAATCTAGATGACCACATGAAGATGATTGTAGGGTTATATGGTCTAGGAGATAGAAATAAGCGAGGAGACCGACTATTAGAATTCTGCAACCAAAGGAAATTTTCTGTAATGAACACGCATTTCAAGCATCATCCGcgtagactctatacctggaaatcacctggagatagaacaagaaatcaaatagactgaTCAGTTCGAGATGGAAGTCTTCAATTACCAACGCAAAAACATTTCCAGGAGCAGAATGCGGAAGCGATCACCAGCTCTTGATGGCTGATTACAGAATACGTTTCAAGAACATACGCAAAGCTTCTCCCCGTTCTTTTAGGCTAACGGACCCCGAATTAGCTACCTTTAAAGAGAGAATTGAACCAGCGCTAACCAGAATAGAGAACAATCAGGCAAAACAAAGTGTGGATGAAGCCTGGACAGATATTAAAGAAACCATCGTAACAACAGTGAACCAATGTCGCCAACCATCTATAAATAATAGCGTTAAACCGTGGATCAGCAGAAACACGTGGAAAGTGATTGAACAAAGAAAGCAACTTAAAGTTGGCCCCTGTGATCAACAGACATATAAAGCTCTCTCCAGAGATATTCAACGAAGATGCCAAAAAGACAAACAAGAATACATCTCTGAAATCTGTCAAGAAATTGAAAATCACGGATATCGAAATGAAACCAAAGACCTCTTCCGGAAAGTGAAAATTCTTGCGAAAAAATTTAAACCCAAGAACTatgcaatagaggacaaacatggtattatcataagtgatatcgacagagtgttgaaaacatggaaaaactattgttcagagctctacagggaagaacacgtaaatctaggccacacttcagccctcgaaaacatcgcatacaaccctgaacctgaaattctgctgtccgagattgaagaagctgtaactcacctcaagaagaataaatcccctggctgcgatgatatcacgggagagctccttcagaacatgggagacaaaggatgttacataatgtggaaactttgtaataaaatttggagatgtggaaagtggcccagagaatggcgcacatcattgtgcataccaatccataaaaaaggaacaactacaaagtgtagtaattatcgtaccatctcactgatttcccatccaagcaaaatattactaagaatcattaaatgccgtttgcaacaatacttagacaaacaaattccccaagaacaagcaggctttgtcaaagggaagggtacgagagagcaaatccttaatatgcggcaggtcatagaaaaggcccgcgaatttaaaattccaataataatctgttttctagactaccaaaaggcatttgattgtgtgaagtgggaagttctctggacagttcttcatgagatgggagttccagatcatttggcaatattaattaaaaacttatacgaagataactggaagtaaaagtaaaagtaaagaatggaagtattggaaaccatcaagacacgaaagctgcaatacctggggcatgttatgcgtaatgagagatacaacctacttcaatttattatacaagggaaaatccagggcaagagaagtgtagaaagaagaagaatctcatggttgcgtaacttgagggaatggtacggatgcacatcaatcgaactatttaaagcagcagcatctaagatcagaatagccatgatgattgccaacctccgtcgcggagatggcacgtgaagaagaagacgaagataactcagttaaaataagaattgaaaaccagcaatctgataccttcaaaatcagcagaggtgtacgacaagggtgcatactatctccagacctgttcaatttatatggagaatacataataaggaacgcactcgatggatggagaggggGCATcttcattgcaggaaaaaagatctcaaacttaagattcgcagacgatacaacactgatagcaacatctgaagaggcgatgtcgagactgataaagagagtagaaaccgaaagcaacaagtgtgggctcaagattaataatcagaaaacaaaaatcatgattgtggaccacgcgaatatcctccaaacaacaggcgccctaaatcaattcgagaaagtagacgagttcacgtatctaggatcttccttaagcaatgcagcctcctcccatacggaaattcgcagaagaatagggatggccaagaacgcgatgagtcgactgtcaaaaatatggaaggatcgctctttatccaaaaaactcaaaatgagactggtacggacactcattttttcaatcttcagttacggtgccgaaacatggacaataaaatcagaggataggaaaaggattgacgcattcgaaatgtggtgctggagacgaatgctacgcgtctcgtggacggagcacagatccaatcagtcgatttttgaagagctaaacattcagaccagactctcctctcagtgtcttgcaaatgttttaaagttttttggccacattgcgagaagagacaatgacaacttagaaagactaattgtatgcggaaacgtagaaggacgtagaggcagaggacgctcacctatccgatggtcaaatcaagtacagaaagccactggagagacgttttccgagtccataagagcagcccaaaatcgcaagagatggagagaattgacagcccgcattgtaggaaatcacgatcctcagcaatgaggaaacgacaagagagaaaGGAGGTTTTTGTGAATAGGAACACTAGttgtagatagaataataggtactgtctggttactttccattctccattgtcgcCCGATTtatatttctagatctctgtacttggcgatcttctcgttgtatttaacacgtaaattattggtgttgggtatcgccatatcaataagtgttgtttgcctagtaattttattaactagtatgagatccggtcttttatgcgccactggttggtctgtaaccacagtgcggtcccagtatagcttgtagttgtcattttcaagcattctgttagggacgtattgataataaggaagatggtcgctttagagaagtcccagtttgtgagctagttcttggtggacaatctttcctactgagtcatgacgttctttataatcagtaccgacaaacgcctggcagctaccggtaagatgttggatggtttcttgagcttggcatttgtcattttggacttggggATCTTTGACAATTAGGGatctttgacaatatatttcaggtaatttttagttggaataacctgatcctgaatggcgagtaggaaaccctcagtctcgagaaacatctttcctgatgtcaaccaatggatcaacgctgtattgtcgacatgtTCATGGCGGATCTCATTGAGATGttgcccatgcagaggtttacccattcaggtgcgcattttttcttgcttagttaGATGGTTTATgtgcatttcttgttccctcagtttaagcggcgttgtatcatctactgcgcaaattgctcgatgtaaagtagatgtctcagcttgtacctgaaaataagttcttaaattagtaaccTGTCTATCcagttgctcacctatgtccataagtcctcttcccccttgataccgcggtaatgtcgttctctctactgcactgagGAGaagtgagaagtgttcttactttccgctgaagactctcTATATCCATCTTGGACCACATTGTAATACCAAATAAGTAGCTCAGCGCGGGACAaacgtacgtatttaatgccttaaacaaatttttactattaagatatgaccgatttagttgtcttactatTCGTAcaaactccgaagttagttcagttttcatttgtttatggtcaattttcagcgcttgttttactccgagatatttgtacatattattTTCACCTATTGTCTCGATGTTTTgaccatcttgcatatcgaatcctccgggatgaacctttcctttgactatatttagtatacggcacttgccTAGTTCAaaatactgatatcatttgagaaagtttctacagtttttagcatctgatctaagtggtttagagtggaagccattaatttcagATCATCCATacacaacagatgattaagcttcacCACATAAATCAGAAGacatccagatttagccatacggctcacactccctctaaggggaaaattcactcatcccagatacctatggtatcaaaaggattgagctctggtgggactctttccgtgttatcgaacCCTAGGTGACTCAgcttgctggagtatctcccaaatattttcgtacacatctggacgtcgcgaggagtacagctttctgcatggccttataaagacgttcatttagacccagctgtttgatgtttgctaggaggtttttgggaataacaccagtagtagatagaataataggtactgtctgggtacattctattctccattgtctcctgatccatcttttcgttgtatttaacacgcaaattattgttgttaggtattgccacatcaataagtgttgtttgcctggtaagtttattttattattttcctactgagtcatggcgttctttataatcagttccgacaaacgcctggcggcccccggtaagatgttggatggtttcttgggcttggcatccatatcggcatttgtcattttggacttgaggatctttaaaaatatattttaggtaatttttagttggaaacaTACAAACAATCCTAATCTAACAGTTTAGGAGACATTATCAGTATCATTATTATTAGACGTATTTTTTGTTCATCGGTAGGCGTATCGCCGAACGTTTCTTGTGACATTACTTACACCTTAAAATTCACTTATGCTGTCCggaaatacaaatattaaaaacaatagttaaattatatttatattttacaaaagCTTAATCACCAGCTTATTCACAATAAACTCAAACAACTCTATTTACTTCGACTAACGAATTCGAACTCGAAAAACAGATTTATACAATATCTACTTGTTTATGTCTAAATAATTCATGATACGATGATTTGAATTGACATAAATGTTTTTCAGTGTGCATTTATGAGACTTTGGTATATGggaaataaaatttgtttgtgTTTTTCATGTTTTATAAATAGAAGAAAATTGTAAAGTaaacttttaattcttttttacttGTAACAATAGTAACTGTTAACATGTTTCCTATTTTTACATTTTGGGAGTTGTGACAATCGCTCTCAATTGGAACAAACGATGAATCTGGTAATTCAAATTTTCAATATCGAACTTATAGCTGATTGAAAGTGCCAAACGCAATCAGTGGTGTATTCAAAACTTATCGAttggattttttttgtaatttgtacTGAAACAAAGGCACATTTGTTTTTTTACTAACGGACTCCATTACTAAATTACTTTACAGAAGAGGTGACAAACCTTTGTCCAAAAacgtaattttctatttttttatttttaatttgagaaaaatttgtttaaatgaatTTCTCCCTTTTTTTAGTAATTAGTGCTTTTTGTCCTTAGTTAGATACAatgtttgtatataaataaagtaaattgctAATGAACAACGAATAGTTTCAATCAGGGTGGTTTTGGCAGGCGTGAGTTTGTTTCTTTCTAcgtcacaaaaaaatttaagcaGACTTTATTGTAGTTATAACTTACCTTACTTTTCATGTAACTCGCTTCTATCAGTAACATCTTAAAGGTTTGTTTAAGATCTTTAAAAaacttttcatatattttttataatagctTACCGTTTTCCGGTTATTAAATATCGtatgtttgtatttttgtattcGATGATTAAAATTCTACTCTCGAACAGCCATAACTTTGTTAATATCGAGTTAACGGTAATATTAAAAATCCAATATCTTTTCTTAAAAGCTTCATTTTATATCCAAACCGTTTTCccgataaaatctaaatttttagaGTTATCCGTGAAAAACCGTTTAATCCGTATCCGGGCAACATATTTTCCTTACGTAACTGAGCAACTTGGGCCTACCACTGTTCTTGAATGTAGTATTtatatttacccatatatttctaatattatttttttattttttattaaagttaaatttaaattgtctcgattaaaaaaaaaggtgctactatagtatgcggtctacctcgagggtgcgatctacatgaaggatttgcacaaaataatTAAATCCAAGAAAtcttttgtagaaaaaatatttattcacaagtaacaaacattccaaaaaaaaacttaattaataaataaataaaaacttttgtaaatctgCCAagccatattatttgaaaataggggttgatgtttacgcatACCCTGGAAAATTACGGTATTGTTGCCTTTCATTATTGTGTAAAAACCCTTCTGAGAAAAGATTGTGGTAATTAGCAGCTCATGTATAAAGTACCGACAAAAACAATCTTTACAAAATGACTAAAACGCATAAGtcagaaaaatattattattttacttttacaaattaatactttttcATATCAATTCACTATTTTAGTTAGGACTAACCCACAAGATTAGCTTATTCCCAACTAGAATAGCAAATTGAtatgacaaattaaattattattaagtattaggttataaaaaaaaaaaaagataaaaaaaccatagattagtcatttatttttctttattgcaatatttacaaacttttttaattatacagtaaTAGTTACACACATTTCTACTGCGTACCTATTTCACAAATTTCTTTTTGTTTCCTGTCCTTTTTTGTGGGGCACATGTGACACATTTTTCTTGTTAAAACTAAAGGTTTTTCCAGTTTTTGCTTCTTATTACGTGGTTCAACTTCCTGTAAGCATTTTTCAATACACTGTTTTGTTTCCCATTATAGACCCcttgattttcttctcaaaatttAAGACaacactagttgttctgctgtcgttgtaagaaacaatcttcgcttttcatttttattttccttctattttggATGTATATTTTTCCAAGTAATAAATGAGGCTACCCCAGCAAcgtctaaaatattcataaaaaatgcaaaaggccaacggttagttcgtcttttgcaaatatatttataaatcatTTGGTCTAACGTATCGACACCACATTTATAATAAACTATCATATATGTGGTTTTTTGTCAACACGATCTGCACAGTAAGCATTGTGATGCATGGTAGACAGGACTAGGACACTTCTTGTTTTTTCGGAACGTAAGAAACAAGAGATGTTTTTGAAGTAAATCCGAAAATTGAAGATTTCTCTAATCGGTTTTTGTTTGGTAGAAATTACCTAGGAAcaaatatcttattttttttactgtaccCACAAGAGTTAGAGAATTTGCCAGTAATTCATGTACAAGAGCAAGATCAGTGAAATAGTTATCGCAAGTCATATTCCTCTTGGAATTATAATAAGGCTCAATGAGTTGCTTTACAACTTGAGAAACAAGACCTTTGGCTACTGTATTTCCGTTTTTTCCTTTATATGGTATTCCACCTAAAGGATAATATGTTTCCGAGTCACAGGCGCACTATATTTTCATGCCATACTTATCTGTCGTTCCTTTTTCGTTCAGACTTCGTGGCCTTATCGTCAAATCGAACAAATCTTAGCAAATTTTTGAATGGTTTTAACCCCACGGTAGCTTTAAATACAGTAAGTCCATAAAACTTTCTCCAAAGTATATCTACATTATGAATGTTGGTACTCAGGTACCCTGCAATTATTAGTAGTTTAATAAAAGACATATAACTCTGTAGAATCGCAATATTTCCAGTTCTTTCACTGGATCACCTTCCTTCACCCAAGGagagagaagcatagggaggcgtagaatgtcatggctgcgcaacctgagagagtgggacggatgtacatcaaatgaacttttcagagcagccgtctcaaaagtgcgaatagctatgatgattgccgacctccgccgcggagatggcacttgaagaagaagactttcactgtaattcaatataattttaggAGCTTAGTTGTAGACGTAAGAGTCAACAACATATACTtcgataattttaaactaaaagccggtgttcgtcaaggatgtattatctctcccacgttattcaatatacagtgtgtaaaagccaaatggaataaattcattatttaggttactgtacatattta is drawn from Diabrotica undecimpunctata isolate CICGRU chromosome 5, icDiaUnde3, whole genome shotgun sequence and contains these coding sequences:
- the LOC140442423 gene encoding uncharacterized protein, whose product is MDMMQLMTELYILEGVLDKIPNKDIVVVLGDFNAKLGRTNLDDHMKMIVGLYGLGDRNKRGDRLLEFCNQRKFSVMNTHFKHHPRAECGSDHQLLMADYRIRFKNIRKASPRSFRLTDPELATFKERIEPALTRIENNQAKQSVDEAWTDIKETIVTTVNQCRQPSINNSVKPWISRNTWKVIEQRKQLKVGPCDQQTYKALSRDIQRRCQKDKQEYISEICQEIENHGYRNETKDLFRKVKILAKKFKPKNYAIEDKHVRVQPQPDLENSSQPSENPKQSDTDKDSGPHSTSPDE